One Kaistella polysaccharea DNA segment encodes these proteins:
- a CDS encoding cytochrome C encodes MNNRKLKNTSNPTTFLLFAFVVIGTAFSCTPKLQTASNTVSAEYLAKGKIIFENSCAKCHDLPNASDHSAEAWTGIMNEMAPKAKLTAPQHQMVYNYIVSVKK; translated from the coding sequence ATGAACAATAGAAAGCTGAAAAACACCTCCAATCCAACAACTTTTTTACTATTTGCCTTTGTCGTGATAGGAACTGCATTTTCATGTACGCCCAAATTACAGACGGCGTCGAATACCGTATCCGCTGAATATTTAGCAAAGGGGAAAATTATATTCGAAAATTCATGTGCAAAGTGCCACGATTTGCCAAATGCTTCCGATCATTCTGCCGAAGCTTGGACTGGGATAATGAATGAGATGGCACCTAAAGCAAAACTTACCGCACCGCAACATCAAATGGTGTATAACTACATTGTGTCTGTTAAAAAATAA
- a CDS encoding hydroxymethylglutaryl-CoA lyase: protein MFLTECPRDAMQGWPDFIPTQTKVDYINSLMAVGFDVLDCGSFVSQKAIPQMADSGIVLDEIDKGISNTKLSVIVANFRGAEKALKHQSVDILGFPFSISETFQHRNTNKSREEAFIDIKKITELLKNDERILNVYFSMAFGNPYGEEWKWEEVDYWAQRFSDIGIRNILLSDTTGTGTKDQIQSLFNSIPKKYPHIDFGAHFHNRYQDSYSKLKVAYDSGCRRFDSAIKGIGGCPMAKDDLVGNMPTEQVINFMAVEKIDHSLNLLNFESAFNRAKNIFHF, encoded by the coding sequence ATGTTTTTAACCGAATGTCCGCGGGACGCCATGCAGGGATGGCCAGATTTCATCCCTACCCAAACCAAAGTCGACTATATCAATTCCTTAATGGCGGTCGGTTTTGATGTGCTTGATTGCGGCAGCTTTGTGTCGCAGAAGGCCATTCCTCAAATGGCTGATTCTGGAATTGTGCTTGATGAGATCGATAAAGGAATTTCAAATACGAAACTTTCGGTAATTGTTGCTAATTTTCGGGGTGCGGAAAAGGCGCTTAAACATCAGTCGGTTGATATATTGGGTTTTCCCTTTTCAATTTCCGAAACCTTTCAACACAGAAACACCAATAAAAGTCGGGAAGAAGCATTTATTGATATTAAGAAGATTACAGAGTTGCTCAAAAACGACGAAAGAATTCTAAATGTGTATTTTTCTATGGCGTTTGGAAATCCGTACGGGGAAGAATGGAAATGGGAAGAGGTCGACTATTGGGCGCAGCGCTTCAGTGATATTGGTATACGAAATATATTACTTTCAGATACGACAGGCACTGGAACGAAGGATCAAATTCAATCACTCTTTAATTCTATTCCAAAAAAATATCCTCATATCGATTTCGGTGCTCATTTTCACAATCGATATCAGGATTCCTATTCAAAATTAAAAGTGGCTTATGACAGTGGTTGCCGCCGTTTTGATTCTGCGATAAAAGGTATTGGTGGTTGTCCGATGGCAAAAGATGATTTGGTCGGAAATATGCCTACGGAGCAGGTTATTAATTTCATGGCGGTGGAAAAAATCGACCATTCCCTCAATTTGCTAAATTTTGAAAGTGCCTTTAACAGAGCAAAAAATATTTTTCATTTTTAA
- a CDS encoding SUF system Fe-S cluster assembly protein, giving the protein MKYTEEQIAELGENIIVALKTVYDPEIPVDIYELGLIYDVQISEEGAVKVIMTLTTPNCPVAESLPAEVRQKVTEVEGINEVDLELTFEPAWNKDMMSEEARFELGMF; this is encoded by the coding sequence ATGAAATATACAGAAGAACAAATTGCTGAGCTCGGAGAAAATATTATAGTCGCCTTAAAGACCGTTTATGACCCAGAAATTCCGGTGGACATTTATGAACTAGGTCTTATCTACGACGTTCAGATTTCTGAAGAAGGAGCGGTGAAAGTTATTATGACTTTAACAACGCCGAACTGCCCCGTTGCAGAAAGTTTACCTGCTGAAGTCCGTCAAAAGGTGACTGAAGTTGAAGGTATTAATGAAGTAGACTTGGAATTAACCTTTGAACCAGCCTGGAACAAAGATATGATGAGCGAAGAAGCCCGGTTCGAATTGGGTATGTTTTAA
- a CDS encoding OsmC family protein — protein MTSTITYLGDFKISSKHEKSGAEIITCAPLREGGTSEMFSPSDLFGISLGQSMLMAVAVLGKDKGIDITGATCDLKKSTHPQPKRIGTIFCIVRFPGTYTDNQKKFIEETALNCPVALSIHPNVQRTVLFEFGK, from the coding sequence ATGACTTCAACAATTACTTATTTAGGAGATTTTAAAATCTCCTCTAAACACGAAAAATCTGGTGCTGAAATTATAACATGTGCACCATTAAGAGAAGGAGGAACTTCTGAAATGTTTTCGCCTTCAGATCTTTTTGGGATTTCTCTGGGACAGTCAATGCTGATGGCGGTAGCTGTTTTAGGGAAGGATAAGGGAATTGATATTACGGGAGCGACTTGCGATCTTAAGAAATCTACCCATCCACAACCGAAAAGAATTGGAACCATTTTCTGTATTGTTCGTTTTCCTGGAACTTATACAGACAATCAAAAGAAATTTATAGAAGAAACAGCGCTTAATTGTCCTGTTGCTCTTTCTATTCACCCGAATGTGCAGCGCACTGTACTGTTTGAGTTTGGTAAATAA
- the trxA gene encoding thioredoxin — protein MSQKFQELINSERPVLIDFFATWCGPCKVQSSVLTTVKENIGTDARIVKIDIDQFPAIAAEYGVRGVPTLAVFKNGQMLWKESGVHDVNTLTNLLKQYS, from the coding sequence ATGTCACAGAAATTTCAAGAATTAATTAACTCAGAACGGCCCGTGCTTATTGACTTTTTTGCTACGTGGTGTGGTCCTTGTAAAGTTCAGTCTTCGGTTTTGACTACCGTAAAAGAAAATATTGGCACCGATGCCAGAATTGTAAAAATAGATATTGATCAGTTTCCAGCAATCGCTGCAGAATACGGCGTACGCGGTGTTCCTACTTTAGCAGTTTTCAAAAATGGACAAATGCTTTGGAAAGAAAGTGGGGTGCACGATGTAAATACCTTGACAAATTTACTGAAGCAGTATTCCTGA
- the rseP gene encoding RIP metalloprotease RseP, whose amino-acid sequence MTFIQLFQFILSISILVGLHELGHFIPAKLFKARVEKFYLFFDPWFSLVKKKIGDTEYGIGWLPFGGYVKIAGMVDESMDTEQLSKPPQPWEFRSKPAWQRLIIMMGGVTVNFFLAWFIYSSLSYFNGETFHENAKFENGIAASPAAKKMGLKTGDQILKIDGKTADRMETSTINMLFANDVTVLRDGKEVTFPVNEDGVADVLAENEAKAYFSPRFPVVIDSLLPSGTAKAAGLMKGDKIVGINGKPIKYFDELVSELSQFKNQNVVLGVERNSARQAIDVKVDQKGELGFAADSSVIQQEFEKTRVKKQYTLAEAIPRGLTRTIDVLTMQIKQFKIVFNTKTEGYKKVSGPIGIIKQMPTEVNWEFFWSFTAMFSVWLAFLNLIPIPGLDGGHVVFTLWEMITGKPVPQKVLENAQMVGVIFLLGLMIVIFGNDILKLIMDKF is encoded by the coding sequence ATGACATTTATACAATTATTTCAATTTATATTGAGTATCTCAATTCTGGTTGGTCTGCATGAATTGGGACATTTTATTCCCGCTAAACTTTTTAAAGCTAGAGTTGAAAAATTCTATCTTTTTTTTGATCCATGGTTTTCTCTTGTAAAGAAAAAAATTGGTGATACCGAATACGGAATCGGCTGGTTACCATTTGGCGGTTATGTTAAAATCGCCGGAATGGTTGATGAAAGCATGGATACTGAGCAATTGAGTAAACCTCCTCAGCCTTGGGAATTTCGTAGTAAACCAGCTTGGCAAAGGCTCATCATTATGATGGGCGGGGTAACGGTGAATTTTTTTCTCGCATGGTTTATTTATTCTTCACTAAGTTATTTTAATGGGGAAACGTTCCACGAAAACGCAAAATTCGAAAACGGAATAGCTGCATCTCCTGCGGCCAAAAAAATGGGTCTTAAAACAGGCGATCAGATTTTAAAAATTGATGGTAAGACGGCCGACCGAATGGAAACTTCTACCATTAATATGCTTTTTGCCAATGACGTTACAGTTTTACGGGACGGAAAAGAAGTAACTTTTCCAGTAAATGAAGATGGTGTTGCAGACGTTTTGGCAGAAAATGAGGCAAAAGCGTACTTCAGTCCGAGATTTCCTGTGGTAATCGACAGTTTACTTCCGAGCGGAACTGCAAAAGCGGCAGGTCTTATGAAAGGAGATAAAATTGTAGGAATTAATGGGAAGCCAATTAAATATTTTGATGAGTTGGTTTCTGAACTTTCACAGTTTAAAAATCAGAATGTAGTTTTAGGTGTTGAGAGAAATAGTGCAAGGCAAGCGATTGATGTTAAAGTTGATCAAAAAGGTGAACTTGGTTTCGCGGCAGACAGTTCAGTAATTCAGCAGGAATTTGAAAAAACACGAGTTAAAAAGCAATATACCTTAGCCGAAGCAATTCCACGTGGTTTAACACGAACGATCGATGTGTTGACTATGCAAATAAAACAGTTTAAAATTGTTTTCAATACCAAAACAGAAGGTTATAAGAAAGTTTCTGGACCAATTGGGATTATTAAACAAATGCCGACAGAAGTAAACTGGGAGTTTTTCTGGAGTTTTACAGCGATGTTTTCTGTTTGGTTGGCATTTCTAAATTTAATTCCGATTCCGGGATTAGATGGAGGTCATGTGGTTTTCACCCTTTGGGAAATGATTACAGGCAAGCCTGTGCCGCAGAAAGTCTTAGAAAATGCGCAAATGGTTGGAGTTATATTTTTGTTAGGTTTAATGATTGTTATCTTCGGAAATGATATATTAAAGCTCATCATGGATAAATTTTAA
- a CDS encoding amidohydrolase, giving the protein MDLKITAINLDISWKDKSANFQKIENQLSGLATDILILPEMFPTGFYMKPQEIADQHEESLAWMRKVAKEKGFAVCGSASVRENDHYYNRFYFVEPSGDFKYYDKRHLFSYSGEEKTYSPGKERVIVHYKGWRILLQVCYDLRFPVFSRNDSAYDAIFYVANWPSTRIEAWETLLKARAIENQSYVVGVNRIGKDGNGLEYPESTYCFFADGSEVSDKEKNLVHAELAMKKLEDFRKKFPFLSDRDDFNII; this is encoded by the coding sequence ATGGATTTAAAAATTACCGCGATAAACCTAGATATAAGCTGGAAAGATAAATCAGCAAACTTTCAGAAAATTGAAAATCAACTTTCCGGATTAGCCACTGACATTTTGATTTTACCCGAAATGTTTCCCACAGGATTCTATATGAAACCGCAGGAAATTGCGGACCAACACGAGGAATCCCTCGCGTGGATGCGTAAAGTTGCAAAGGAAAAGGGTTTTGCAGTTTGTGGCAGCGCCTCCGTGAGAGAAAACGACCATTATTATAACCGTTTCTATTTCGTAGAACCTTCTGGAGATTTTAAATACTACGATAAACGGCATTTATTCTCCTACAGCGGCGAAGAAAAGACTTATTCACCTGGAAAAGAAAGAGTGATTGTACATTACAAAGGTTGGCGCATATTATTACAGGTTTGTTATGATTTACGTTTTCCTGTATTTTCCCGAAACGATTCGGCTTACGATGCCATTTTTTATGTTGCGAACTGGCCTTCAACACGGATTGAAGCCTGGGAAACCCTGCTCAAAGCAAGAGCTATAGAAAATCAGTCTTATGTTGTAGGTGTTAACCGAATTGGGAAAGATGGTAATGGTCTAGAATATCCAGAAAGCACTTATTGTTTTTTCGCCGACGGTTCGGAAGTTTCGGACAAAGAGAAAAATCTTGTACACGCTGAACTGGCGATGAAAAAATTAGAAGATTTCAGAAAAAAATTCCCGTTCCTTTCTGATCGGGATGATTTTAATATTATCTGA
- a CDS encoding tRNA-binding protein, protein MLKPEISWTDFEKVDIRTGTIVAVSDFPAAKNPSYQLEIDFGTLGKRKSSAQITDLYTKENLVGIQILAVVNFPKKQIANFMSECLVLGIYGNNNEVVLISPIQKVENGSYLG, encoded by the coding sequence ATGCTTAAGCCTGAAATCAGTTGGACTGACTTTGAAAAAGTAGATATAAGAACTGGAACAATTGTCGCAGTTTCTGATTTTCCTGCCGCTAAAAATCCATCTTATCAGCTGGAAATAGATTTCGGAACATTAGGAAAAAGAAAATCGTCTGCACAAATTACCGATTTGTATACCAAAGAAAATTTAGTTGGGATCCAAATTTTAGCCGTGGTAAACTTCCCAAAAAAGCAGATCGCTAATTTTATGAGCGAATGTTTGGTATTGGGAATTTACGGAAATAACAATGAAGTCGTCTTAATTTCACCGATTCAGAAAGTTGAAAATGGATCGTATTTAGGATAA
- a CDS encoding OsmC family protein, whose protein sequence is MATSKVSYAGDLRCKSEHLQSGTVIYTDAPTDNHGKGEMFSPTDLCATSLAQCMLTTIAILGKDRGVVIDGSYAEVQKNMNPTPRKISEIVCNMHMKGNFTDVQKKFIEVTANNCPVALSLSSDLKKTISFTYDN, encoded by the coding sequence ATGGCAACATCCAAAGTAAGCTACGCAGGCGACCTGCGATGCAAATCTGAACATCTACAATCTGGAACAGTAATTTATACCGATGCACCTACTGATAACCACGGAAAGGGCGAAATGTTTTCCCCTACAGATCTTTGTGCGACTTCTTTAGCCCAGTGCATGTTGACAACAATTGCGATTTTAGGTAAAGATCGCGGAGTCGTAATCGATGGTTCATACGCTGAAGTTCAAAAAAACATGAATCCTACGCCAAGGAAAATTTCAGAAATCGTTTGTAATATGCATATGAAAGGAAATTTTACCGATGTTCAGAAAAAATTTATAGAAGTGACGGCCAATAATTGCCCTGTTGCTTTATCTCTTAGTTCTGACTTAAAGAAAACCATAAGTTTTACGTACGATAATTAA
- the meaB gene encoding methylmalonyl Co-A mutase-associated GTPase MeaB, with product MKTYATSQLIDGLRSGDKRLLAKAITLVESKKAEHRDQAEDLLKAIMPFTGNSIRIGITGVPGAGKSTFIENFGKFAIANGKKVAVLAVDPSSSLNKGSILGDKTRMEELAREKNAFIRPSPTSGFLGGIANATFESLLLCEAAGYDYILIETVGVGQSEVLVSDITDVFLFLKIIGGGDELQGIKRGVMEMVDLIFINKVEEENRLKAKNTKIELLRALHFMPSKEKDWKVPVFLGSALNNEGLDAVYEKVQEFIDLKVATSSFEETRKRQAEKRFDYWVKEYILQHTKSGKEGETQYDLHKKNASDLKVNPSSEAKVFVEKLLKK from the coding sequence ATGAAAACCTACGCTACTTCCCAATTAATCGACGGTTTACGATCGGGTGATAAAAGATTGCTTGCAAAAGCCATTACTTTGGTGGAAAGTAAAAAGGCAGAACATCGCGATCAAGCTGAAGATTTATTAAAAGCGATTATGCCTTTTACCGGAAATTCAATTAGAATAGGAATTACAGGCGTGCCTGGGGCTGGCAAATCTACCTTTATCGAAAATTTCGGAAAGTTTGCCATAGCGAACGGCAAGAAAGTCGCGGTATTAGCGGTCGATCCGAGTTCTTCCTTAAACAAGGGATCAATTCTGGGCGATAAAACCAGAATGGAAGAATTAGCACGCGAAAAAAATGCTTTTATTCGGCCAAGTCCGACCTCTGGTTTTTTGGGAGGAATTGCAAATGCAACCTTTGAATCACTGCTTCTGTGCGAAGCTGCAGGTTATGATTATATTTTAATTGAAACAGTTGGAGTAGGACAAAGCGAAGTTTTGGTTTCTGATATTACCGATGTTTTTCTATTTTTAAAAATTATTGGCGGAGGCGATGAGTTGCAGGGAATTAAACGCGGCGTTATGGAAATGGTAGATCTTATTTTCATAAATAAAGTGGAAGAAGAAAATCGTCTGAAAGCAAAAAACACGAAAATCGAATTACTTCGAGCCTTACACTTTATGCCATCAAAGGAAAAAGATTGGAAAGTTCCGGTTTTCCTTGGGTCTGCTTTGAATAACGAGGGATTAGATGCAGTGTATGAAAAGGTTCAGGAATTCATCGATTTAAAAGTTGCTACTTCTTCTTTTGAGGAAACCAGAAAAAGACAGGCTGAAAAACGCTTTGATTACTGGGTTAAGGAATACATTTTACAACATACAAAATCGGGAAAAGAAGGAGAAACACAGTATGATTTACATAAAAAAAATGCTTCCGACCTGAAGGTTAATCCAAGTTCAGAAGCAAAAGTATTTGTAGAAAAATTATTGAAGAAATAA
- the pepT gene encoding peptidase T — MTTIDFNLDWKLKLQNRFINYVKIYSTSDPESESTPSSPQQWDIANYIFEELKTLGLSDVSMDEHGYIYAYVPSNIPNDDEPVVGFIAHYDTSPDFNGKDVKPQIWDDYDGKDLLLNKETGFTLSPAKFETLKDYVGKTLITTDGTSLLGADDKAGLAEIVTAAEYLLAHPDIKHGRIAIGFTPDEEIGRGAHKFDVEKFGAEWAYTMDGSEVGELEYENFNAAGAVVKIHGLSVHPGYAYGKMVNSALLAAEFIQMLPENETPGTTQGFEGFYHLMEVKADISEAKLQYIIRDHDNEKFEARKKYITDQVSEFNKKFGEGTAEIEIKEQYRNMKQQFEGKMNIIDIAEQALKDANIEPKIKAIRGGTDGAQLSYMGLPCPNIFAGGINFHGPYEYVCLESMEKAVKVIVNIAKATKKK, encoded by the coding sequence ATGACTACGATCGACTTTAATCTTGACTGGAAACTTAAACTGCAAAACCGTTTCATTAATTATGTAAAAATATATTCTACAAGTGATCCAGAAAGTGAATCTACACCTTCCAGTCCGCAACAATGGGATATTGCAAATTATATTTTTGAGGAATTGAAAACGCTTGGGTTAAGTGACGTTTCTATGGATGAACACGGATATATTTATGCGTACGTCCCATCAAATATCCCAAATGATGATGAACCTGTCGTCGGATTTATTGCGCATTATGATACATCGCCAGACTTCAATGGAAAAGATGTAAAACCACAAATTTGGGACGATTACGACGGTAAAGATTTGCTGTTAAATAAAGAAACAGGATTTACTTTATCTCCTGCAAAATTTGAAACATTAAAAGATTACGTTGGCAAAACTCTTATCACGACTGACGGAACATCTTTACTCGGTGCAGATGATAAGGCAGGATTAGCAGAAATTGTTACCGCAGCGGAATATTTACTCGCTCACCCGGATATTAAACACGGTCGAATTGCCATTGGTTTTACACCTGATGAAGAAATCGGTCGTGGCGCACATAAATTCGACGTTGAAAAATTCGGTGCAGAATGGGCTTATACCATGGATGGATCGGAAGTTGGAGAACTTGAATATGAAAATTTTAATGCAGCCGGTGCTGTCGTGAAAATTCATGGTCTTAGTGTTCACCCAGGTTATGCTTATGGGAAAATGGTTAACTCAGCTTTACTTGCAGCGGAATTTATACAAATGTTACCGGAAAATGAAACGCCAGGAACTACACAGGGATTTGAAGGTTTTTACCACTTAATGGAAGTAAAAGCTGATATTTCAGAAGCGAAGCTGCAATATATTATTCGTGATCACGACAACGAAAAATTCGAAGCACGAAAAAAGTACATTACGGATCAGGTTTCTGAATTTAATAAAAAATTTGGAGAAGGAACTGCGGAAATTGAAATCAAGGAACAGTATCGAAATATGAAGCAACAATTTGAGGGTAAGATGAATATCATTGATATCGCTGAGCAGGCTTTAAAAGACGCGAATATAGAACCGAAAATCAAAGCTATACGAGGCGGTACCGATGGCGCACAACTCTCTTATATGGGCTTACCTTGCCCGAATATTTTCGCAGGCGGAATCAATTTCCACGGGCCTTATGAATATGTATGTTTAGAGTCTATGGAGAAGGCTGTAAAAGTGATTGTAAATATTGCAAAAGCAACGAAGAAGAAATAG
- a CDS encoding 3'-5' exonuclease — protein MIQNIPLEKILFLDIETVPQFGHWDELAETDQYLWDKKTKFQRKDEFTAEEFYQERGGIMAEFGKIICISVGILEKSERLLIKSFYGDDEKKLLEEFGEIFNRPKLREVVLCAHNGKEFDFPWIARRFLINGMRPPAPFQMFGKKPWEIPHLDTLELWKFGDYKSFISLELLAHVFGIPTPKDDIDGSMVSSIYHIEKDLFRIVQYCEKDVLTLANVFRRMRQENLLDKIES, from the coding sequence ATGATTCAAAATATTCCCTTAGAAAAAATTTTATTTTTAGATATTGAAACAGTACCGCAGTTTGGTCATTGGGATGAATTAGCAGAAACTGACCAGTATCTTTGGGATAAAAAGACAAAATTTCAACGGAAAGATGAATTTACCGCAGAAGAATTCTATCAGGAAAGAGGTGGAATTATGGCGGAATTTGGGAAAATAATTTGTATTTCGGTAGGGATTTTAGAAAAAAGTGAGCGATTGCTCATCAAAAGTTTTTACGGCGATGATGAGAAAAAGCTATTGGAGGAATTCGGGGAGATTTTTAACCGGCCAAAACTACGCGAAGTCGTTCTCTGCGCACACAATGGAAAGGAATTTGACTTTCCCTGGATTGCACGGCGATTTTTAATTAATGGAATGCGACCGCCAGCGCCGTTCCAGATGTTTGGGAAAAAACCCTGGGAAATCCCGCATCTTGACACTTTAGAACTCTGGAAATTCGGCGATTATAAATCTTTTATTTCTCTGGAACTCCTCGCACATGTCTTCGGAATTCCCACGCCGAAAGATGATATCGACGGCTCAATGGTTTCTTCAATTTATCATATAGAAAAAGACTTATTTAGAATCGTTCAATATTGTGAAAAAGATGTCTTAACTTTGGCAAATGTTTTTCGGCGCATGCGTCAGGAAAATTTATTAGACAAAATCGAAAGTTAA
- a CDS encoding porin family protein yields the protein MKKLALAFALFFVGQMAFAQAWNGKGDQKVQVGFNGWGYGTGITATYDYGLSKIISLGAGANFFFDHDNDKYKDDDFGVFGRLNFHLQEPLGLPENWDIYPGVDLGLLGKSGTYFGAHVGVRYFFNQNVGLYLEAGNNGSIGVSFNF from the coding sequence ATGAAAAAGTTAGCATTAGCTTTCGCCTTGTTCTTCGTAGGACAAATGGCATTCGCACAAGCGTGGAACGGTAAAGGTGATCAAAAAGTCCAAGTTGGATTTAACGGTTGGGGTTATGGAACTGGTATTACAGCTACTTATGATTATGGTTTGTCTAAAATCATTTCATTAGGAGCTGGTGCAAATTTCTTCTTTGACCATGATAATGACAAATACAAAGATGATGACTTTGGAGTATTTGGTCGTTTAAACTTTCACTTACAAGAACCATTAGGTTTACCTGAAAACTGGGATATTTATCCAGGTGTTGATTTAGGTCTTTTAGGTAAAAGTGGTACTTATTTCGGTGCACACGTTGGTGTAAGATATTTCTTCAACCAAAATGTTGGACTATATCTTGAAGCAGGTAACAACGGAAGTATTGGAGTTTCATTTAACTTCTAG
- a CDS encoding DUF6132 family protein, protein MMNNFFQKYKLSIVGVIVGGILGYAYYHFIGCNTGTCAITSKPFNSIAYGMVMGYLMFSVFEKSKQPKQNA, encoded by the coding sequence ATGATGAATAACTTTTTTCAAAAGTATAAATTGAGTATTGTTGGTGTAATAGTAGGCGGTATTTTAGGCTATGCTTATTATCATTTTATTGGGTGTAACACTGGAACATGCGCCATTACATCAAAACCATTTAACTCTATCGCATACGGTATGGTGATGGGATATTTGATGTTCTCTGTATTTGAAAAATCAAAACAACCCAAACAAAATGCTTGA
- a CDS encoding rhodanese-like domain-containing protein — translation MKKIIVLMMMSLFVMSCQTKMPVAVNTDRTEIKALVLDPETTLVDVRIPEQFAEKTAEGAINIPLAEIENNIDLLKGKKNIVVFCNSGRQSGEALEILKKNGIKNVYNAKTLTNVEAIKNEK, via the coding sequence ATGAAAAAAATAATTGTATTGATGATGATGTCACTATTTGTGATGTCTTGTCAGACTAAAATGCCGGTTGCTGTAAACACCGATAGAACCGAAATAAAAGCGTTGGTTTTGGATCCTGAAACGACCTTGGTTGATGTGAGAATTCCGGAACAGTTTGCAGAAAAAACAGCTGAAGGTGCGATCAATATTCCTTTAGCCGAAATTGAAAATAATATCGATCTTTTGAAAGGTAAAAAAAACATTGTCGTTTTCTGTAATTCCGGAAGACAATCTGGTGAAGCACTTGAGATCTTGAAAAAAAATGGAATTAAAAACGTTTATAATGCCAAAACATTAACAAACGTTGAAGCCATTAAAAACGAAAAATAA
- a CDS encoding rhodanese-like domain-containing protein, translating to MLDFIKKLFGGNSVNFKQLYQEGAKIIDVRTPSEFQNGHIKDSVNIPLQELNSRMKKFDVKKPIITCCASGMRSASAKSILEQNGFQAYNGGSWNALENKIKR from the coding sequence ATGCTTGATTTTATAAAGAAACTTTTTGGCGGTAATTCTGTAAACTTTAAGCAACTTTATCAGGAAGGTGCAAAAATTATCGATGTTCGTACACCATCTGAATTTCAAAATGGTCATATTAAAGATTCAGTAAATATTCCGTTACAGGAACTGAACAGCAGAATGAAGAAATTCGATGTAAAAAAGCCGATCATTACATGTTGTGCGAGTGGTATGCGAAGTGCTTCTGCAAAATCTATTTTGGAACAAAACGGATTTCAAGCATATAATGGTGGCAGTTGGAATGCCTTAGAAAATAAAATTAAGAGATGA